In Euphorbia lathyris chromosome 10, ddEupLath1.1, whole genome shotgun sequence, a single genomic region encodes these proteins:
- the LOC136209290 gene encoding protein ACCUMULATION AND REPLICATION OF CHLOROPLASTS 3, chloroplastic isoform X1, which produces MSTGRQFPVFTTFIPVSRVSACLLSPKHVFYQRFLRGVNLSQRLRYGCSCNRSLRVSMSFEEKEYRADSGVSLFGDSQFVEVIGVGSRKDAVLDFCSDSHFELSSSLRFWNIHAIDPLNVQLQERVFRQDLNPRILEASQFLQSCSPAIIIVASAGYGLDHVTAIDILKTIRSRNGFAVAIFLRPFSFEGQRRQDEMKDLVAKLQAHTNFWIDIDTDTLLKKDLVTLDEALKTANTAVLLAINTISVLISSMHQKVIDMQDSKIKELKFSEIMKILESYKEAKIGFGAGDNIKSSILKALYDCPFIGATVENSNGITICVIASSGVIEKCDVETSLLTFRETAEYKGKIIISTAHEPNLDSNTIVTTVVTLGCDEVQTSQKSSLLSRLAYHFPFVNKFLRRHHQQLDDDDVINGHKDAEVPKTTNSPDSDEMEISFLEGLAGGVDKDSEEHERLPSSSYNDIYGLGSYNNGSYENEIDLLDARAESLDFYDETTKEAPALQREQLARWNLGPGYQIAQEWAKERAGDTSMLDDLSIFHLPVGVRPMDGSKEGLDISYAAEIPESNAEGVIKEQKLANSSIASLGALTDNGFLLVREFYNNASMMLKGKQYDAPKKQGVLSVRAASMLEAERDSPKKWSPIMEMQYRGGVYKGRCQGGLPEGKGRLILGDGSLYDGIWRYGKRSGPGAFCFSNGDVFQGSWRDDLMHGKGWFYFHTGDRWFANFWKGKANGESRFYSKSGEVFFGQFQDGWRHGHFLCIDVDGARYIETWDEGVLMSRKQLDSDSDAG; this is translated from the exons ATGTCCACTGGAAGGCAGTTTCCTGTTTTCACAACCTTTATACCTGTTTCTCGCGTCTCTGCGTGCCTCCTTTCTCCGAAACATGTCTTCTATCAGCGCTTCCTTCGGGGTGTCAATTTGAGTCAGAGATTACGGTATGGTTGTAGCTGTAACCGCTCTCTTCGCGTTTCAATGAGCTTTGAAGAGAAGGAGTATAGAGCTGATAGTGGCGTGAGTTTATTTGGGGATTCTCAGTTTGTTGAAGTCATTGGCGTTGGAAGCAGGAAGGACGCTGTTCTTGATTTCTGCTCCGATTCGCATTTCGAGTTATCGTCATCTCTGCGATTCTg gaataTTCATGCCATAGATCCTCTGAATGTGCAATTACAAGAAAGAGTGTTTCGACAAG ATCTTAATCCGAGAATTCTTGAAGCTTCCCAATTTCTGCAGTCATGTTCCCCGGCTATTATCATT GTAGCTAGTGCAGGATATGGCTTAGATCATGTGACAGCAATAGATATACTTAAAACAATAAGATCAAGGAATGGATTTGCTGTGGCTATCTTTCTGAGGCCTTTCAGCTTTGAAGGTCAAAGGCGCCAAGATGAG ATGAAAGATTTGGTGGCAAAACTTCAAGCACATACAAACTTTTGGATAG ATATTGACACTGACACTCTACTCAAGAAGGATCTAGTCACTCTAGATGAGGCTTTGAAGACTGCAAATACCGCTGTTTTGCTAGCCATAAATACTATCTCAGTCCTCATCTCA AGCATGCACCAGAAAGTAATTGACATGCAGGATAGTAAAATAAAAGAGCTCAAATTTTCAGAGATTATGAAA ATTCTAGAAAGCTATAAAGAAGCAAAAATTGGATTTGGAGCTGGTGACAACATTAAAAGCTCAATTTTAAAAGCTCTCTACGACTGTCCCTTCATTGGTGCCACTGTTGAG AACTCAAATGGCATCACTATATGCGTTATTGCAAGTTCAGGTGTTATTGAGAAATGCGATGTTGAAACGTCTTTGCTCACTTTTCGTGAAACTGCAGAATACAAGGGGAAAATTATTATTTCTACTGCTCATGAACCTAATTTGGATAGCAACACAATAGTGACAACAGTTGTTACTTTAGG TTGTGATGAAGTACAGACTTCTCAAAAAAGTAGCTTGCTATCCAGATTGGCATATCATTTCCCATTTGTTAACAAATTTTTGAGGAGACACCATCAACAATTGGATGATGATGATGTGATCAATGGACATAAAGATGCAGAGGTTCCCAAGACAACAAACTCTCCAGATTCTGATGAGATGGAGATTAGTTTTTTAGAAGGTTTAGCTGGAGGTGTTGACAAAGACTCTGAGGAGCATGAAAGATTACCAAGCAGCAGTTACAACGACATTTATGGTTTGGG GAGTTACAATAATGGGTCTTATGAAAATGAGATTGACTTGTTAGATGCCAGGGCCGAGTCTTTGGATTTTTATGATGAAACTACTAAAG AAGCTCCTGCTCTCCAAAGGGAGCAACTTGCTAGGTGGAACTTGGGACCAGGTTATCAGATTGCACAAGAATGGGCCAAAGAAAGGGCTGGAGATACTTCAATGCTAGATGATTTGAGCATCTTTCACCTGCCAGTTGGTGTGAGGCCTATGGACGGGTCTAAAGAGGGTCTGGATATCTCCTATGCTGCTGAAATCCCAGAGTCAAATGCTGAGGGTGTGATCAAAGAACAAAAACTTGCTAATTCCAGCATTGCATCTTTGGGTGCGCTAACTGATAATGGTTTTCTATTAGTAAGGGAGTTTTATAATAATGCATCCATGATGTTAAAGGGTAAACAATATGATGCGCCCAAGAAGCAAGGAGTTCTCTCTGTCCGTGCTGCATCTATGCTG GAAGCTGAGCGAGATTCCCCCAAAAAGTGGAGTCCTATTATGGAGATGCAGTACAGAGGAGGGGTCTATAAAGGACGATGCCAAGGAGGGCTTCCTGAAGGGAAG GGTCGACTTATCCTCGGAGATGGAAGCTTATATGATGGTATCTGGCGTTATGGTAAGAGATCAGGTCCAGGTGCTTTCTGCTTCAGTAATGGAGATGTGTTCCAAGGGTCATGGAGGGATGATTTGATGCATGGCAAG GGTTGGTTCTATTTCCATACTGGAGATCGATGGTTTGCAAACTTTTGGAAGGGAAAAGCCAATGGTGAAAGCCGCTTCTATTCAAAATCTGGCGAAGTATTTTTCGGTCAGTTTCAAGATGGATGGCGACATGGCCATTTCCTTTGTATTGATGTTGATGGAGCAAG GTACATAGAGACATGGGATGAGGGTGTTCTCATGAGTCGGAAACAACTGGACTCGGATAGTGATGCTGGATAA
- the LOC136209290 gene encoding protein ACCUMULATION AND REPLICATION OF CHLOROPLASTS 3, chloroplastic isoform X2 — translation MSTGRQFPVFTTFIPVSRVSACLLSPKHVFYQRFLRGVNLSQRLRYGCSCNRSLRVSMSFEEKEYRADSGVSLFGDSQFVEVIGVGSRKDAVLDFCSDSHFELSSSLRFWNIHAIDPLNVQLQERVFRQDLNPRILEASQFLQSCSPAIIIVSSAGYGLDHVTAIDILKTIRSRNGFAVAIFLRPFSFEGQRRQDEMKDLVAKLQAHTNFWIDIDTDTLLKKDLVTLDEALKTANTAVLLAINTISVLISSMHQKVIDMQDSKIKELKFSEIMKILESYKEAKIGFGAGDNIKSSILKALYDCPFIGATVENSNGITICVIASSGVIEKCDVETSLLTFRETAEYKGKIIISTAHEPNLDSNTIVTTVVTLGCDEVQTSQKSSLLSRLAYHFPFVNKFLRRHHQQLDDDDVINGHKDAEVPKTTNSPDSDEMEISFLEGLAGGVDKDSEEHERLPSSSYNDIYGLGSYNNGSYENEIDLLDARAESLDFYDETTKEAPALQREQLARWNLGPGYQIAQEWAKERAGDTSMLDDLSIFHLPVGVRPMDGSKEGLDISYAAEIPESNAEGVIKEQKLANSSIASLGALTDNGFLLVREFYNNASMMLKGKQYDAPKKQGVLSVRAASMLEAERDSPKKWSPIMEMQYRGGVYKGRCQGGLPEGKGRLILGDGSLYDGIWRYGKRSGPGAFCFSNGDVFQGSWRDDLMHGKGWFYFHTGDRWFANFWKGKANGESRFYSKSGEVFFGQFQDGWRHGHFLCIDVDGARYIETWDEGVLMSRKQLDSDSDAG, via the exons ATGTCCACTGGAAGGCAGTTTCCTGTTTTCACAACCTTTATACCTGTTTCTCGCGTCTCTGCGTGCCTCCTTTCTCCGAAACATGTCTTCTATCAGCGCTTCCTTCGGGGTGTCAATTTGAGTCAGAGATTACGGTATGGTTGTAGCTGTAACCGCTCTCTTCGCGTTTCAATGAGCTTTGAAGAGAAGGAGTATAGAGCTGATAGTGGCGTGAGTTTATTTGGGGATTCTCAGTTTGTTGAAGTCATTGGCGTTGGAAGCAGGAAGGACGCTGTTCTTGATTTCTGCTCCGATTCGCATTTCGAGTTATCGTCATCTCTGCGATTCTg gaataTTCATGCCATAGATCCTCTGAATGTGCAATTACAAGAAAGAGTGTTTCGACAAG ATCTTAATCCGAGAATTCTTGAAGCTTCCCAATTTCTGCAGTCATGTTCCCCGGCTATTATCATTGTTT CTAGTGCAGGATATGGCTTAGATCATGTGACAGCAATAGATATACTTAAAACAATAAGATCAAGGAATGGATTTGCTGTGGCTATCTTTCTGAGGCCTTTCAGCTTTGAAGGTCAAAGGCGCCAAGATGAG ATGAAAGATTTGGTGGCAAAACTTCAAGCACATACAAACTTTTGGATAG ATATTGACACTGACACTCTACTCAAGAAGGATCTAGTCACTCTAGATGAGGCTTTGAAGACTGCAAATACCGCTGTTTTGCTAGCCATAAATACTATCTCAGTCCTCATCTCA AGCATGCACCAGAAAGTAATTGACATGCAGGATAGTAAAATAAAAGAGCTCAAATTTTCAGAGATTATGAAA ATTCTAGAAAGCTATAAAGAAGCAAAAATTGGATTTGGAGCTGGTGACAACATTAAAAGCTCAATTTTAAAAGCTCTCTACGACTGTCCCTTCATTGGTGCCACTGTTGAG AACTCAAATGGCATCACTATATGCGTTATTGCAAGTTCAGGTGTTATTGAGAAATGCGATGTTGAAACGTCTTTGCTCACTTTTCGTGAAACTGCAGAATACAAGGGGAAAATTATTATTTCTACTGCTCATGAACCTAATTTGGATAGCAACACAATAGTGACAACAGTTGTTACTTTAGG TTGTGATGAAGTACAGACTTCTCAAAAAAGTAGCTTGCTATCCAGATTGGCATATCATTTCCCATTTGTTAACAAATTTTTGAGGAGACACCATCAACAATTGGATGATGATGATGTGATCAATGGACATAAAGATGCAGAGGTTCCCAAGACAACAAACTCTCCAGATTCTGATGAGATGGAGATTAGTTTTTTAGAAGGTTTAGCTGGAGGTGTTGACAAAGACTCTGAGGAGCATGAAAGATTACCAAGCAGCAGTTACAACGACATTTATGGTTTGGG GAGTTACAATAATGGGTCTTATGAAAATGAGATTGACTTGTTAGATGCCAGGGCCGAGTCTTTGGATTTTTATGATGAAACTACTAAAG AAGCTCCTGCTCTCCAAAGGGAGCAACTTGCTAGGTGGAACTTGGGACCAGGTTATCAGATTGCACAAGAATGGGCCAAAGAAAGGGCTGGAGATACTTCAATGCTAGATGATTTGAGCATCTTTCACCTGCCAGTTGGTGTGAGGCCTATGGACGGGTCTAAAGAGGGTCTGGATATCTCCTATGCTGCTGAAATCCCAGAGTCAAATGCTGAGGGTGTGATCAAAGAACAAAAACTTGCTAATTCCAGCATTGCATCTTTGGGTGCGCTAACTGATAATGGTTTTCTATTAGTAAGGGAGTTTTATAATAATGCATCCATGATGTTAAAGGGTAAACAATATGATGCGCCCAAGAAGCAAGGAGTTCTCTCTGTCCGTGCTGCATCTATGCTG GAAGCTGAGCGAGATTCCCCCAAAAAGTGGAGTCCTATTATGGAGATGCAGTACAGAGGAGGGGTCTATAAAGGACGATGCCAAGGAGGGCTTCCTGAAGGGAAG GGTCGACTTATCCTCGGAGATGGAAGCTTATATGATGGTATCTGGCGTTATGGTAAGAGATCAGGTCCAGGTGCTTTCTGCTTCAGTAATGGAGATGTGTTCCAAGGGTCATGGAGGGATGATTTGATGCATGGCAAG GGTTGGTTCTATTTCCATACTGGAGATCGATGGTTTGCAAACTTTTGGAAGGGAAAAGCCAATGGTGAAAGCCGCTTCTATTCAAAATCTGGCGAAGTATTTTTCGGTCAGTTTCAAGATGGATGGCGACATGGCCATTTCCTTTGTATTGATGTTGATGGAGCAAG GTACATAGAGACATGGGATGAGGGTGTTCTCATGAGTCGGAAACAACTGGACTCGGATAGTGATGCTGGATAA
- the LOC136209290 gene encoding protein ACCUMULATION AND REPLICATION OF CHLOROPLASTS 3, chloroplastic isoform X3 codes for MCNYKKECFDKILIREFLKLPNFCSHVPRLLSLFVASAGYGLDHVTAIDILKTIRSRNGFAVAIFLRPFSFEGQRRQDEMKDLVAKLQAHTNFWIDIDTDTLLKKDLVTLDEALKTANTAVLLAINTISVLISSMHQKVIDMQDSKIKELKFSEIMKILESYKEAKIGFGAGDNIKSSILKALYDCPFIGATVENSNGITICVIASSGVIEKCDVETSLLTFRETAEYKGKIIISTAHEPNLDSNTIVTTVVTLGCDEVQTSQKSSLLSRLAYHFPFVNKFLRRHHQQLDDDDVINGHKDAEVPKTTNSPDSDEMEISFLEGLAGGVDKDSEEHERLPSSSYNDIYGLGSYNNGSYENEIDLLDARAESLDFYDETTKEAPALQREQLARWNLGPGYQIAQEWAKERAGDTSMLDDLSIFHLPVGVRPMDGSKEGLDISYAAEIPESNAEGVIKEQKLANSSIASLGALTDNGFLLVREFYNNASMMLKGKQYDAPKKQGVLSVRAASMLEAERDSPKKWSPIMEMQYRGGVYKGRCQGGLPEGKGRLILGDGSLYDGIWRYGKRSGPGAFCFSNGDVFQGSWRDDLMHGKGWFYFHTGDRWFANFWKGKANGESRFYSKSGEVFFGQFQDGWRHGHFLCIDVDGARYIETWDEGVLMSRKQLDSDSDAG; via the exons ATGTGCAATTACAAGAAAGAGTGTTTCGACAAG ATCTTAATCCGAGAATTCTTGAAGCTTCCCAATTTCTGCAGTCATGTTCCCCGGCTATTATCATTGTTT GTAGCTAGTGCAGGATATGGCTTAGATCATGTGACAGCAATAGATATACTTAAAACAATAAGATCAAGGAATGGATTTGCTGTGGCTATCTTTCTGAGGCCTTTCAGCTTTGAAGGTCAAAGGCGCCAAGATGAG ATGAAAGATTTGGTGGCAAAACTTCAAGCACATACAAACTTTTGGATAG ATATTGACACTGACACTCTACTCAAGAAGGATCTAGTCACTCTAGATGAGGCTTTGAAGACTGCAAATACCGCTGTTTTGCTAGCCATAAATACTATCTCAGTCCTCATCTCA AGCATGCACCAGAAAGTAATTGACATGCAGGATAGTAAAATAAAAGAGCTCAAATTTTCAGAGATTATGAAA ATTCTAGAAAGCTATAAAGAAGCAAAAATTGGATTTGGAGCTGGTGACAACATTAAAAGCTCAATTTTAAAAGCTCTCTACGACTGTCCCTTCATTGGTGCCACTGTTGAG AACTCAAATGGCATCACTATATGCGTTATTGCAAGTTCAGGTGTTATTGAGAAATGCGATGTTGAAACGTCTTTGCTCACTTTTCGTGAAACTGCAGAATACAAGGGGAAAATTATTATTTCTACTGCTCATGAACCTAATTTGGATAGCAACACAATAGTGACAACAGTTGTTACTTTAGG TTGTGATGAAGTACAGACTTCTCAAAAAAGTAGCTTGCTATCCAGATTGGCATATCATTTCCCATTTGTTAACAAATTTTTGAGGAGACACCATCAACAATTGGATGATGATGATGTGATCAATGGACATAAAGATGCAGAGGTTCCCAAGACAACAAACTCTCCAGATTCTGATGAGATGGAGATTAGTTTTTTAGAAGGTTTAGCTGGAGGTGTTGACAAAGACTCTGAGGAGCATGAAAGATTACCAAGCAGCAGTTACAACGACATTTATGGTTTGGG GAGTTACAATAATGGGTCTTATGAAAATGAGATTGACTTGTTAGATGCCAGGGCCGAGTCTTTGGATTTTTATGATGAAACTACTAAAG AAGCTCCTGCTCTCCAAAGGGAGCAACTTGCTAGGTGGAACTTGGGACCAGGTTATCAGATTGCACAAGAATGGGCCAAAGAAAGGGCTGGAGATACTTCAATGCTAGATGATTTGAGCATCTTTCACCTGCCAGTTGGTGTGAGGCCTATGGACGGGTCTAAAGAGGGTCTGGATATCTCCTATGCTGCTGAAATCCCAGAGTCAAATGCTGAGGGTGTGATCAAAGAACAAAAACTTGCTAATTCCAGCATTGCATCTTTGGGTGCGCTAACTGATAATGGTTTTCTATTAGTAAGGGAGTTTTATAATAATGCATCCATGATGTTAAAGGGTAAACAATATGATGCGCCCAAGAAGCAAGGAGTTCTCTCTGTCCGTGCTGCATCTATGCTG GAAGCTGAGCGAGATTCCCCCAAAAAGTGGAGTCCTATTATGGAGATGCAGTACAGAGGAGGGGTCTATAAAGGACGATGCCAAGGAGGGCTTCCTGAAGGGAAG GGTCGACTTATCCTCGGAGATGGAAGCTTATATGATGGTATCTGGCGTTATGGTAAGAGATCAGGTCCAGGTGCTTTCTGCTTCAGTAATGGAGATGTGTTCCAAGGGTCATGGAGGGATGATTTGATGCATGGCAAG GGTTGGTTCTATTTCCATACTGGAGATCGATGGTTTGCAAACTTTTGGAAGGGAAAAGCCAATGGTGAAAGCCGCTTCTATTCAAAATCTGGCGAAGTATTTTTCGGTCAGTTTCAAGATGGATGGCGACATGGCCATTTCCTTTGTATTGATGTTGATGGAGCAAG GTACATAGAGACATGGGATGAGGGTGTTCTCATGAGTCGGAAACAACTGGACTCGGATAGTGATGCTGGATAA
- the LOC136209290 gene encoding protein ACCUMULATION AND REPLICATION OF CHLOROPLASTS 3, chloroplastic isoform X4 produces the protein MFPGYYHSSAGYGLDHVTAIDILKTIRSRNGFAVAIFLRPFSFEGQRRQDEMKDLVAKLQAHTNFWIDIDTDTLLKKDLVTLDEALKTANTAVLLAINTISVLISSMHQKVIDMQDSKIKELKFSEIMKILESYKEAKIGFGAGDNIKSSILKALYDCPFIGATVENSNGITICVIASSGVIEKCDVETSLLTFRETAEYKGKIIISTAHEPNLDSNTIVTTVVTLGCDEVQTSQKSSLLSRLAYHFPFVNKFLRRHHQQLDDDDVINGHKDAEVPKTTNSPDSDEMEISFLEGLAGGVDKDSEEHERLPSSSYNDIYGLGSYNNGSYENEIDLLDARAESLDFYDETTKEAPALQREQLARWNLGPGYQIAQEWAKERAGDTSMLDDLSIFHLPVGVRPMDGSKEGLDISYAAEIPESNAEGVIKEQKLANSSIASLGALTDNGFLLVREFYNNASMMLKGKQYDAPKKQGVLSVRAASMLEAERDSPKKWSPIMEMQYRGGVYKGRCQGGLPEGKGRLILGDGSLYDGIWRYGKRSGPGAFCFSNGDVFQGSWRDDLMHGKGWFYFHTGDRWFANFWKGKANGESRFYSKSGEVFFGQFQDGWRHGHFLCIDVDGARYIETWDEGVLMSRKQLDSDSDAG, from the exons ATGTTCCCCGGCTATTATCATT CTAGTGCAGGATATGGCTTAGATCATGTGACAGCAATAGATATACTTAAAACAATAAGATCAAGGAATGGATTTGCTGTGGCTATCTTTCTGAGGCCTTTCAGCTTTGAAGGTCAAAGGCGCCAAGATGAG ATGAAAGATTTGGTGGCAAAACTTCAAGCACATACAAACTTTTGGATAG ATATTGACACTGACACTCTACTCAAGAAGGATCTAGTCACTCTAGATGAGGCTTTGAAGACTGCAAATACCGCTGTTTTGCTAGCCATAAATACTATCTCAGTCCTCATCTCA AGCATGCACCAGAAAGTAATTGACATGCAGGATAGTAAAATAAAAGAGCTCAAATTTTCAGAGATTATGAAA ATTCTAGAAAGCTATAAAGAAGCAAAAATTGGATTTGGAGCTGGTGACAACATTAAAAGCTCAATTTTAAAAGCTCTCTACGACTGTCCCTTCATTGGTGCCACTGTTGAG AACTCAAATGGCATCACTATATGCGTTATTGCAAGTTCAGGTGTTATTGAGAAATGCGATGTTGAAACGTCTTTGCTCACTTTTCGTGAAACTGCAGAATACAAGGGGAAAATTATTATTTCTACTGCTCATGAACCTAATTTGGATAGCAACACAATAGTGACAACAGTTGTTACTTTAGG TTGTGATGAAGTACAGACTTCTCAAAAAAGTAGCTTGCTATCCAGATTGGCATATCATTTCCCATTTGTTAACAAATTTTTGAGGAGACACCATCAACAATTGGATGATGATGATGTGATCAATGGACATAAAGATGCAGAGGTTCCCAAGACAACAAACTCTCCAGATTCTGATGAGATGGAGATTAGTTTTTTAGAAGGTTTAGCTGGAGGTGTTGACAAAGACTCTGAGGAGCATGAAAGATTACCAAGCAGCAGTTACAACGACATTTATGGTTTGGG GAGTTACAATAATGGGTCTTATGAAAATGAGATTGACTTGTTAGATGCCAGGGCCGAGTCTTTGGATTTTTATGATGAAACTACTAAAG AAGCTCCTGCTCTCCAAAGGGAGCAACTTGCTAGGTGGAACTTGGGACCAGGTTATCAGATTGCACAAGAATGGGCCAAAGAAAGGGCTGGAGATACTTCAATGCTAGATGATTTGAGCATCTTTCACCTGCCAGTTGGTGTGAGGCCTATGGACGGGTCTAAAGAGGGTCTGGATATCTCCTATGCTGCTGAAATCCCAGAGTCAAATGCTGAGGGTGTGATCAAAGAACAAAAACTTGCTAATTCCAGCATTGCATCTTTGGGTGCGCTAACTGATAATGGTTTTCTATTAGTAAGGGAGTTTTATAATAATGCATCCATGATGTTAAAGGGTAAACAATATGATGCGCCCAAGAAGCAAGGAGTTCTCTCTGTCCGTGCTGCATCTATGCTG GAAGCTGAGCGAGATTCCCCCAAAAAGTGGAGTCCTATTATGGAGATGCAGTACAGAGGAGGGGTCTATAAAGGACGATGCCAAGGAGGGCTTCCTGAAGGGAAG GGTCGACTTATCCTCGGAGATGGAAGCTTATATGATGGTATCTGGCGTTATGGTAAGAGATCAGGTCCAGGTGCTTTCTGCTTCAGTAATGGAGATGTGTTCCAAGGGTCATGGAGGGATGATTTGATGCATGGCAAG GGTTGGTTCTATTTCCATACTGGAGATCGATGGTTTGCAAACTTTTGGAAGGGAAAAGCCAATGGTGAAAGCCGCTTCTATTCAAAATCTGGCGAAGTATTTTTCGGTCAGTTTCAAGATGGATGGCGACATGGCCATTTCCTTTGTATTGATGTTGATGGAGCAAG GTACATAGAGACATGGGATGAGGGTGTTCTCATGAGTCGGAAACAACTGGACTCGGATAGTGATGCTGGATAA